The DNA window AAAACTAATTAACAATTTTTATAAGGAATAagatttttagaaaaaatatcaAATGAAATTTTTAAAGTGCTATTAACAATTCTCAAAtttaaaaggataaaaaaattGATGGCTATTATTTTTGGAGAACTCACAAGGCAATGTGAAGAGTAAAAGCCATATATTAAAGGCAAtgttagagagattaaatttgtagataaaatttacaaactaattaaatgatgtgCCACCAATAGAAATGAATacatttatcaacgtttaagtaataatctaataatCAACTTACATGTCACTTATATCGCGAAGGAAATCTTGTTGCGGACAATTTTGCTAACATGAGCTTGTCTTCTCCATCTTTAACATGGCTTGATTCTCCTCCTATGGCGGTTCATGCTGCTCTGTTTTTCTGACTATGTTAGCTTGTCTGGTTACCGCTTCTCAAATTAATATGCATGTCGGCATCTAGGTTTGTCtcactttctttttttctctcctaACTTTATGGTGTTGTTTGACTTGTTTTGCAGGTTTAGACCTTCATGTTTGGTTCTAGAGGGGTTAGGTTTCATGTCCCCCCCCTCTTTTCTTTgtatcattcttgttttttgtttctagaagggtaaggtttatgtccccccttCTTTCTagtgtattcctttttgttgtcTCTGTTTTTTGAGGGGTAAAGTTTATGTCCCCCTTGACTAAGTGTAACTTGTTTTTtcgttatcaataaaattaCCCTCGTACCGTCgaggttttccaaaaaaaaaaaaaaaaaaaaaaacttacatgTCACTTAGTTTACacaatttagtttacaaatttagtctttttAACGTTACTCATTTGTTAAAATCTTTTAAGACTCATGTCCAAGCGTGTATGTGTGCAAATCTCTAGTGATACTCCTtctttatgtcgatgacataatCCTAACTGGTGCTAATGTTGATGATGTGCAATCTATGATTAACGAGTTGACTGCAGAATTTGATATGAAGGATTTGGGGTTGTTACATTTCTTCTTGGGGTTATAGATTGAGTATCAATCTCAAGGTGTGTGTGTTCATTAAAGTATGTCAAATATCTGCTTCAGAAAGCAAATATGGTTGACTGCAAACCTTGTCTCACTCCTTGTCATCCTAACCAGAAATTGCTCAATCATGGCAGTCCTCATATGGCTGATCCTGGATTTTATTGAAGTCTTGTAGGTGCATCGCAATATCTCACCTTAACTAGGCCTGATATTGCTTTCTCTGTAAACCAGGTGTGCCAATATATGCATACACCTCTTGAAGCTCATTTTGCTGTTGTCAAATGCATTCTAAGCTATCTTCAAGGTTATGTCAGTTTGAGATTGTGTTTTAAACCtggccctttatagttaaaagCATATACATATGCTTATTGGGCTGGGGATCCCAATGATCGACGATCAACAACTGGCTTTGTTGTTTTTCTGGGATCATATCCCATTTCTTGGAGCTCTAAGAAGCAACACACTGTTAGCCAGTCTTCCACAGAGGCCGAGTATAGAGCTATGGCTACTACTACGGTTGAAGTGGTTTGGATTCAACAATTGCTTAAGGATTTACATCTTCTTGGTTCTGACACTCCATTTCTCCACTGTGACAACATTTCGGCTATGGCACTTGCAACTAATCCAGCATTTCACTCAAAATCAAAACATATTGAGATAGATTGGTATTTCGTATGTGAAAGAGTACAACAAGGCACCATTTTGTTGCAGTTTGTCAACTCTTCATATCAGTATGCAGATATGTTTACTAAAGGGTTGTGTTCACCTCAATTTAGATATAATTGTGCCAACCTCATGCTTGGTTGTTCCAACCATGAGCTTGTAGGGGGATGATAGAATGTATACACACTTATGTGTTGATGGGATTAAGACAGGTGTCATAAGATTAAGAATGGAGGTGTCATGTGGTTGTCAAGATGTATTCTATAAATACTCATCATGTAATTATTCCATTACAATTATTGAAAACAGAAAACAGTTATTACAATTGTCTCTCTAGATTCTCTCTCTAATATCTCTCTCTTATCTTTCGATAGTTGCTTACACAGTAAGCTTTCTCTGGTTTGTTGACACTGGGTAAGCCcctctacttcttcttcttctacaaaTTGAATGTCTTAATATGTATGCAAGCATTTTATTTTTGCCTCTACAAATTTTCTTTCAGTCACAAGTTCTGGTGTTAGAATGGCTTACGTCCCACCCCACAAGAGGCATTTAAAGGAAACCGAGAGGCCATTGCTGAGGCTGGAGCTGCTTGCTCCCCAGTTCAAGAAAAACTTAAATGCCAGGCCATCAAAGTTTAATGTTGATACAAGTTCAAAGTCATTTATTTATGCAAACCGTGCTTTATTGAGATTGTGCACCATTGGTTTGGATGACCAGAACCAGTTTCCGTCTACAGTTAATCTTGAGCCCATTTCCTTTCGGAATCTACCGAGTGGAATAATGAAGAAAAACCTCTAGCTTTGATAAACTCTTGTCTAGATAATGGTAAGTAGTAGCGTAACATATGCTTTGATAAACTCTTGTTTATGTTATAGTTCTAAGGAATCTacttttcatctttttttaAGGTATCAGATATCTAGGCAGCTTTGGAGGTAGTTAGCATGTTAATTTAATACCTTTTTGCCTTTTTAGATTCCTTGGCTATTTTTTTGGGATGTATACATACGTAAGCCATTTTCTCGACAATTGCACAATGTCTGGATATTTGCAGGTCTTTCTACTATTTCGGCTATTTGGAAAGCTCGAAATAAGTTTACTTTTTAGGGTTGTCCAATCTACTTTCGTCATCTTTACATGTCTATTAATTCTTAGATTGTTCATGGTGGGAAGTTTATTCCTGATTACTTTCAGGGTTTTGACACTCGTATCATTTCTTCTTTGATCCAACCTTTCCCTCGCAAGGCACCAACTATTCTTCTTGTGCTTTGGTCTTCTCTTTGGTTTCCTTAGATTAAACTTAATACCGATGGTTTATCTAAAGGAAATCCTGGTCCTGCTGCTTGTGGATGAGTTTTCCAGGATTGCCATGGTGGTTTCTGCCAAGGGATTGGTCATAGAaacttttttttggaaaatcaTCAGCATTTATTATTGGTGTAGAGTTtgcatatcagcggggttgatATTGTCTTTGGCTGGAAAGTGACTCTTCTAGTGTTATTTGTGGTCTTAATCGATTGATTTGGATCCTCCTTGGCCTCTTCATATGCAATGATCTATTTGTTTAGAACGCGTTTGCAAGATGACTTTCTATGCCTCTCACATTTATCGCAAAGGAAATGTGGTTGCGGAAAATTTTGCTAACATGAGcttgtcttctccaactttggtATGGCATGATTCCCCTTTGTTGGCATTTCAGGCTGCTTTGTTTTTAGACTATGTTGGCTTTCCTGACTTCCGCTTCTTAAATTAATGTGCATCTCGGCATACATGTTTGTCTCATTTTctggttttttctttctttcttaaccTTGTGATGTTGCTTGTTCTATTTTGCAGAtttaatgtaacatcccacatcgaccaacgaagaggtggtgatgtgccttatatataCATGCCCACCTTctatagcacgaggcattttaggagctcactgacttcgggtttcgttggaacttcgaagttaagcgagttcgggcgagagtggtcctaagatgggtgacccactgggaagttctcgtctaagttcccagaaacaaaaccgtgagggcgtggccgggGTATAAAACGgaaaatattgtgctacggcggaACCGGAACTTAGAtgtgtcagattggtatcagagccactctgccGTATGGTGCGAGTGTGTTGACGAGGACGTCAGGCCTCTAAGGGGGGTGAATTGTAACATCCGACATCAACCAACGAAGAGgtggtgatgtgccttatatgtatatgccCACCTCTTATAgtacgaggctttttgggatcttagtggcttcgggtttcgtcggaattccgaagttaagcgagtttgggcgagagcggtcctaggatgggtgacccactggaaagttctcgtctgagttcccagaaacaaaaccatgagggcgtggtcggggcccaaagcggacaatatcgtgattTGGCGGAGCCGGGACTGGGATGTGTCATTTAAACCTTTAGGTTCACCTTTAGATGGGTTAGGTTTCATGTCCCCCCTCTTTTCCTTGtatctttgttgtttttgtttctagaaGAGTAAGGTTTTTGTCCCCCTTCTTTTCCATGTATTTTTAATCcttttttcttgtattatgaGGGATTAAGTTTATGTCCCCTTGACTAGGTGTACCTTTTTTTTCAATATCGATAAACTTTCCTCGTACCATCGAGATTtcctaaaatagaaaaaataaaaaaacaaaaaagtcttGTTTTGCAAATGTTCCGTTGTCGTATAAGGAATACAATGTAAAGGAAGTTGACCCGAAGATTGGAATTGACCTCAAAGGGGAGAAAGATTTATACTATGTAAAGGTATATTTCTTTTGCAATATTTCACATCAACTTACTGAATTCATACTTTCACAGATATTCAAAGTGTATTTTGGATATATTAAATCCCTCTCCTTCGTTCCTTGTTCATAGTTGTCTGACTCTAGACGACCAAAATGAATCATCACTTGCAAATGCAGTGTggcaaaaaaacaaggaaagctACATCTCAAGAAGGCAAGGTTTTAAGTTCATACATGTGAATATATGGTTTATATACTACAAAATCACGCACTGTTATgtgttatatttttttatttagtgaGACTTATATCAAATggccattttcttttatatGGAGCTGAGATGCAATGCATTAGGGATGTAACTAGTTCAGGGATTCTGGATTCAAATGTGAAGGGAGGGTTGAGATGCAACGCATTAGGGATGTAAATAGTTCGGCGATTCTGGATTCAAATGTGAAGGGAGGGTTGAGATGGCCACTAGGGAAGGCGTTTTCAGAAGGCCGGTATAATGTCGTTGGAATTTGGCATATATTTACCACTACTTATGAAAATCCAACTCTGAAACTAAAGTTAAGGCATGCGAATCACTTCGATTTTACCGCCTCGGCTCGTGAAACTAGTTGGGAGGTTAGGCTGTTTCTGAAAATGCTCGTTTCCAAGTTATAAGTAAGTCTTGTATTTTTCTCTCATAATCAAGCATCTATCATGTAATGTACCAAGAAAAGATCTAATAGGTGTGTTCGTCTGGAGGAATTTCCGATGAGgacgtttcctggccgacgagcacacagctccccaagaGGTTGGCTTTGGTTGATATTGTCTAtcgggcttctgcttattgGAGGCTGTAAGAGAAAGACATAGTtattttgaaaggtgcctttatggggccttaggtgtaggccttgaggttcacaatcaaaattaactttaggtgttcaggcgtgccattgccatctttagcatgacagatgtaaaacatatgtttagtttaattgtaTATGCCCGAGAGACTAAGTTAGCTATGAAAGGTACCTtcgtagggccttaggtgtaggccttgaggcttgcaTTCAAAACTTAACTAAGTACTCGAACATATAGTGGTTGTTTCATTGTTGCAGAAGTTTTACAACTGTTATACTTTAATCACCcgagcccgaagagcagaatgaaGCCAGATAGGTGCCTTTATAGGGCCTtaagtataggccttgaggcttgcCATCAGAATTAATTTTATACTCAAGTGTTCTGTggcaatcataatataacagaagtaaaactaagaaatatgctgattacttgcgcctcaagtaacttcagacttcttgttatcaaggattatcgtggatgggttaagtccacataaagttctttttatgccttgagaccaatgACTTTTGACTGATAAATCTTGTATCCCCGAAatgttagaacttagatctggtcaAGTTATGAGTGCGGATTCCAACTTTATCTTTTGCATGGTTGGGTACCATTAAACAGACCAGATCCAAGAACCAAGAAGCCTTTTAATCATaaacttgctagaaataacttggatacagatggaagtatacatcatattactagatttatgaatgaaaagacagaacaaagagggtcgggcaaggtttcaccatgtcgggcaaggttgatcgtcttgcaacttcctctctttgtgatttacaaagggTTTGAGTGCTAGAAGGAGAGATTGGAAGATGAGTTTACaggagggaatcgatactacatcaAGATTCAGACAAGGTAacagagcttttacaaaggcttttggtgaaggttgatcctgaaaaggatgaaggtttagtgctgactacagcttcgtatgcaaatctggcttgagtagagtttgtgtatttgtttgtttgattgagtgtccttatatctgatttctctttccttttttataGATGATTTGGCTTGGCTGTCTGCAGCATCGATGTTGCCCGAATGCGGCTGAAGGgtaatgactcatcagctttttacttgtactgtcATTGTAAATTACTTTTGAGTTGATTGGTTGgctagtctacaccacttgactTTTACGTAGGTGAGTAAGTGGCTCAAGTGATCTGCACTTAGTCGAGAAAAGGGCTTCTTCTGCCTTTTGGGCTTCGACTGAGCCTTGGGCTTCCTTCCTTCTATACATTCTTCTGGACTAACTTCCTTTTGAGCCTAAAATtccagttttaacccaaacaatgTGTCCATCATAACATACGCCGATcttattcttttgatttttcagGAAGAGATGTTGAAGCGGCTTGATTTTTGATATGCTGCAGGAAAATGTGAAGTTGATATGGGACAACTGTTGGATTtaagtcaacaatctgtgataaatttatatatgctaataaataataaatgcgaaTAGAAAAACTCACAGAGTATGAACACAACTAAAATATAAAATGGACAACTTgtagatcgaggcttgcgtaccgcaatgtccttgaaacagaaatttcgcccctactcagtgcttgtagttctccgGACGTTtgtttcaccaggattcaacgatcaagttagaattccagcaccggaaaacttAACTTCTGGAGAATTTCTTTGTGATACTCTCAGTAAGAATGTTATGGATTATAGAAGGAgatttatatttttctataCTCTAAATGCCATGCAGACGGATGTATATATAGAGGGATTAAGcctgttcgcaacaggtatgGAGAAGAAATGTATATGTTGGAAAGCATCTTCTCAGAAGGGGTGCTTTGCTCTGCGTTCTTTCTGAACTCTCAGACATCATCTGAAAGGATGAACCTTTTCATAAAAATTAagttaattaaattcgaaattaattaaaaataattaattaaagaatttaattttcagagcccaaggcccatcttttgttaattaaatatatattaattatcaattaattagtgCACCTCAAAGCCCAACttcaagggtgagcccaattttattctc is part of the Malus domestica chromosome 12, GDT2T_hap1 genome and encodes:
- the LOC139189933 gene encoding uncharacterized protein; this encodes MAYVPPHKRHLKETERPLLRLELLAPQFKKNLNARPSKFNVDTSSKSFIYANRALLRLCTIGRVEMQRIRDVNSSAILDSNVKGGLRWPLGKAFSEGRYNVVGIWHIFTTTYENPTLKLKLRHANHFDFTASARETSWEVRLFLKMLVSKL